The bacterium genome contains the following window.
TTCCAAAGCTTCTTGAAAATTTAGGTTTTCTCGTTGACTTTAAAGGAACGAAAGGATATATCAGACTTAATCATCCTGATTTAATTTTAGAATTTCTGGTACCGGAATTAGGAAAAGTAACCGATAAACCTTATCCGCTGCCGCAATTTGGTCTAAATGCACAACCGTTACGAATGCTCGGATTCCTCGCCCAGAATACTATCCAAGTTAAGCTAGATGATATTTCGATAACCCTACCCCATCCAGCAAACTTTGCGTTGCATAAACTGCTTATATTCCAGCGGAGAAAAAATAATGAAAAGGCATTGAAAGATCGTACTACTGCTATAGTTGTTTTAAAAGTTCTTATCCAGCAAGGAGAATCGGAAATAATTCAAAAAGTATTTAATTCTATTCCGCAAACCTGGCAGAAAAAAATTATTAAAGTATTGAAAGAAGCTGAAGAAACCGAAATGGTAGAAATATTAAAATAAAATTAAATGTCATCAAATCAACTTCACATTAAGCGCTTAGCACGTTTTACACAAAGCTTTTATCTGTGGTTATCCGGGGTTGCTATAGTGTTTTTAGTTTCTATAAGTTCCGCTCATGAGTTTTCTGTGGTTCCCTATCCGGAATATAATACCTTGATAGCGCAGACGACCGGTTGGACTGGCGCGGATGGTGCGTATTCGGTACCACTATCAGATAAGGTGACTCTATGGTTATACGGCGATACCTGGATTGGCGATATTGTTGATGGCAAACATTCCGGCGGAACGATTATCAACAACTCGATTGCACTGCAGCATGGGATTAATCCGAAAACCGCTTCGCTAAAATTCTATTGGAAGACAGATTCGACGGGAAAACCGCGTGCATTTTTTACCCCTGATGACGGACTCGGTTGGTTCTGGTTACAAGCGGGGATGAAGGTGAATACGAAACTCTATATTTTCCTTTCGCAAATCGTTTCTACGCAAAGTGACCCGAACTCTATCTGGAATTTCAAAGGAGTCGGCACCTGGTTAGCGGAAATCGAGAATCCTACCGATGACCCGATGAACTGGCGTATCCGGCAATATAAAGTTCCGTTCGGCAACTTCGATGGAACAAGCACCTACTTTTTCGGCGCTGCGGTTATGCAGGTCGGGAAGTATATGTATATCTACGGCTGTCAAGATGAACCGAGTCAATGGATTGTTGGGAGGAATATGATACTCGCGCGAGTTCCGGCGAATCGGTTAACTGAATTTCGTCAATGGCGATTTTATAATAACGGGAAATGGGTATCTGATTCGAAACAATGCTCGTATCTATTCAATGGAATTGCACCGGAATATTCGGTCAATTATCTACCGTATTTGAAAAAGTACGTTTGCGTTTATACCGAACTCGGAATGTCGAACCGTATCCTGATGCGCACAGCACTGAAACCGTATGGTTCCTGGAGTCAGCCGACTACGGTTTATCTCTGCCCGGAAGTAAGCTGGAACTCGACTTATTTCTGCTATGCCGCAAAAGCGCATCCGGAATTATCCGAATCTATGGATGAATTGATTATAACCTATGTCTGCAATTCGTTTGATTTCTGGCAGATGGTCGCTGATTCTCGTATTTACTTCCCGCGGTATATAAAACTGAAATTTAAAAATTAAACCTTGAAGACATAGCGAACATACACCACAGTATCCAGAATAACCGGAGTTATCTATATGCTAAAAAACATAAGATTGTATCTCGTGATTATCTATCTAATTTGTAACTATTTTTACTTAACACCAAACGGCTATCCAGAAATCGCTTATGCGATTAAAGTTGATAAAATCGCTCGGTTGACCGGAACGAAAGGGTCGGATTCGATCAATCCG
Protein-coding sequences here:
- a CDS encoding nucleotidyltransferase domain-containing protein; this encodes MEKKQSELCLEILHRFHKVGILSDCILIGSWCLYFYKEYFSTVPFIDQTTIKTRDIDFLITKPRRIQTKVNIPKLLENLGFLVDFKGTKGYIRLNHPDLILEFLVPELGKVTDKPYPLPQFGLNAQPLRMLGFLAQNTIQVKLDDISITLPHPANFALHKLLIFQRRKNNEKALKDRTTAIVVLKVLIQQGESEIIQKVFNSIPQTWQKKIIKVLKEAEETEMVEILK
- a CDS encoding DUF4185 domain-containing protein, which codes for MVPYPEYNTLIAQTTGWTGADGAYSVPLSDKVTLWLYGDTWIGDIVDGKHSGGTIINNSIALQHGINPKTASLKFYWKTDSTGKPRAFFTPDDGLGWFWLQAGMKVNTKLYIFLSQIVSTQSDPNSIWNFKGVGTWLAEIENPTDDPMNWRIRQYKVPFGNFDGTSTYFFGAAVMQVGKYMYIYGCQDEPSQWIVGRNMILARVPANRLTEFRQWRFYNNGKWVSDSKQCSYLFNGIAPEYSVNYLPYLKKYVCVYTELGMSNRILMRTALKPYGSWSQPTTVYLCPEVSWNSTYFCYAAKAHPELSESMDELIITYVCNSFDFWQMVADSRIYFPRYIKLKFKN